A genomic region of Arachis hypogaea cultivar Tifrunner chromosome 5, arahy.Tifrunner.gnm2.J5K5, whole genome shotgun sequence contains the following coding sequences:
- the LOC112803581 gene encoding uncharacterized protein, which translates to MSLETFHCGVDDKCAKKSSETSESNRSINSHLVIFDWRGTNRHTYSNPEIIYRSGRSRHTKSNPEIIDGSESSITSERNTIVISRVKSGKKDTSNTQINGIESISNSARKVDSSFMLESSSDSSDNVDITTSSTSKYSSKHGTNYPSSSESFVKSEHGNKLVATPPSFQDYGVQKRNDFPLTARPPIQVMDRSSGYDASRIPSSIFEKPANPLDWSVASNESLFSLHVGNLSFNRDHVFVNYEVSMPHEVPQSGDISEDIHSPIIEEISNVTQSDVVESLQIYRTSSASFMIEEIPCTDQYEIKDLSRAESDNSSGSLTVDLTQITRTTPKQSFSFPALMEPKRISTTETDISQQIPYEKQESSVKETRKPGTSCWSCLKSCNWCYCFPCPSCAFCKSCCKWNACKCCS; encoded by the exons ATGTCTTTAGAGACCTTTCATTGTGGCGTAGATGATAAATGTGCAAAGAAAAGTTCAGAAACTAGTGAAAGCAATAGGAGTATTAATTCACATCTTGTGATATTTGACTGGAGAGGAACCAATAGACATACTTATTCAAACCCTGAGATCATTTATCGTAGTGGAAGGAGTAGGCATACTAAGTCAAATCCTGAGATAATTGACGGAAGTGAAAGTAGTATTACCTCAGAAAGGAACACAATTGTTATATCTAGAGTTAAAAGTGGTAAGAAAGATACTTCTAACACACAAATCAATGGCATTGAAAGCATATCAAACTCAGCCAGAAAGGTGGATTCTTCCTTTATGTTAGAATCATCAAGTGATAGCTCGGATAATGTGGATATCACCACATCTAGCACATCTAAATACTCATCCAAACATGGAACAAATTATCCTTCTAGTAGTGAGAGCTTTGTCAAATCTGAGCATGGCAACAAACTTGTTGCCACCCCACCTTCATTTCAAGATTATGGTGTCCAGAAGAGGAATGATTTTCCACTAACTGCAAGACCTCCCATCCAGGTGATGGATCGATCGTCAGGATATGATGCTTCTAGGATCCCATCTTCAATATTCGAGAAGCCTGCAAATCCATTGGACTGGAGTGTTGCTTCTAATGAATCATTATTTAGCCTTCATGTAGGGAATCTTAGTTTCAACAGAGACCATGTATTTGTGAATTATGAAGTAAGCATGCCCCATGAAGTCCCCCAATCTGGTGACATAAGTGAGGACATTCATTCTCCCATAATAGAGGAGATCAGCAATGTCACACAGAGTGACGTCGTAGAGAGCCTGCAAATCTACAGAACATCAAGTGCATCTTTCATGATAGAAGAAATTCCTTGTACAGACCAATATGAAATAAAAGATTTATCACGAGCAGAAAGTGACAATTCATCCGGATCCTTGACTGTTGACCTTACTCAAATTACCAGAACCACCCCAAAGcaatctttttcttttccagC TTTGATGGAACCAAAAAGAATTAGTACAACAGAGACGGATATTTCTCAACAGATACCATATGAAAAGCAAGAATCATCAGTAAAAGAAACTAGAAAACCAGGAACCAGTTGCTGGAGTTGTCTCAAATCTTGCAATTGGTGTTATTGCTTTCCTTGTCCTTCTTGTGCTTTCTGTAAGAGTTGTTGTAAATGGAATGCTTGTAAATGTTGCAGTTGA